One region of Triticum aestivum cultivar Chinese Spring chromosome 6B, IWGSC CS RefSeq v2.1, whole genome shotgun sequence genomic DNA includes:
- the LOC123134543 gene encoding peroxidase 31 codes for MRLLSLLLLAAATLLAAAVAGVRAGPEMPQAASVAGMGAGPGVPQAAAAAGMGAGTQVPKAAAAAGGLAGSGVPQAAAAAGMGAGTQVPQAAAAGVLAGPGVPKAAAAAAGGPAAKLSPDFYSQTCPRAERIIAEVVQSKQMANPTTAAGMLRVFFHDCFVTGCDASVLIAPTRFAKSEKDAEINHSLPGDAFDAVVRSKLALELECPGVVSCADVLALASRVLVTMTGGPRYPVPLGRKDSLSSSPTAPDVELPHSNFTVGRILELFLAKGFTVQEMVALSGAHTLGFAHCQEFASRIYNYRDKTGKPAPFDPTMNPGYAKGLQAACKEYLKDPTIAAFNDVMTPGKFDNMYYVNIERGLGLLSTDEDMWSDLRTRPLVERYAANNTAFFDDFARAMEKLSMYGVKTGADGEIRRRCDAYNDGPTTV; via the coding sequence ATGCGCCtcctgtccctcctcctcctggccgcggCCACCCTCCTCGCCGCCGCGGTGGCAGGAGTGCGCGCCGGGCCGGAAATGCCCCAAGCGGCGTCGGTGGCAGGAATGGGCGCCGGGCCGGGAGTgccccaagcggcggcggcggcaggaatGGGCGCCGGGACGCAAGTGCccaaagcggcggcggcggcaggaggacTCGCCGGGTCGGGAGTGCCCCAAGCGGCGGCGGCCGCAGGAATGGGCGCCGGGACGCAAGTGCcccaagcggcggcggcaggaGTGCTCGCCGGGCCGGGAGTgcccaaggcggcggcggcggcggcggggggcccGGCGGCCAAGCTGTCGCCCGATTTCTACAGCCAGACGTGCCCACGGGCGGAGCGGATCATCGCGGAGGTGGTCCAGTCGAAGCAGATGGCGAACCCGACCACCGCCGCAGGCATGCTTCGCGTcttcttccacgactgcttcgtgACCGGCTGCGACGCCTCCGTGCTGATCGCGCCCACCCGCTTCGCCAAATCCGAGAAGGACGCCGAGATCAACCACTCCCTCCCCGGCGACGCCTTCGACGCCGTGGTGCGCTCCAAGTTGGCCCTGGAGCTGGAGTGCCCCGGCGTGGTTTCCTGCGCCGACGTCCTGGCCCTGGCGTCCAGGGTGCTGGTCACCATGACCGGAGGCCCCAGGTACCCGGTCCCGCTGGGCCGCAAGGACTCGCTCTCCTCCAGCCCCACCGCCCCCGACGTGGAGCTCCCGCACTCCAACTTCACCGTGGggcgcatcctcgagctcttcctgGCCAAGGGGTTCACGGTGCAGGAGATGGTGGCGCTCTCCGGCGCGCACACGCTCGGCTTCGCCCACTGCCAGGAGTTCGCGTCCAGGATCTACAACTACCGCGACAAGACCGGCAAGCCGGCGCCGTTCGACCCGACCATGAACCCGGGCTACGCCAAGGGGCTCCAGGCCGCCTGCAAGGAGTACCTCAAGGACCCCACCATCGCCGCCTTCAACGACGTCATGACCCCCGGCAAGTTCGACAACATGTACTACGTGAACATTGAGCGCGGCCTGGGCCTGCTGAGCACCGACGAGGACATGTGGTCGGACCTGCGCACCAGGCCCCTCGTGGAGCGCTACGCCGCCAACAACACCGCCTTCTTCGACGACTTCGCCCGCGCCATGGAGAAGCTCAGCATGTACGGCGTCAAGACCGGCGCCGATGGCGAGATCAGGCGGCGCTGCGACGCCTACAACGACGGGCCTACCACCGTGTGA